A genome region from Candidatus Neomarinimicrobiota bacterium includes the following:
- the dusB gene encoding tRNA dihydrouridine synthase DusB translates to MAKLKLKGKAILAPMAGITDSPFRKLCKEYGVALVFSEMASSQGIARGASTTLRYLPYEEVERPIGIQIYGDDPATMESAAVEVMKWKPDVLDLNFGCPVKKVTKKGAGSALLKDIVLLETIVRAVVNAVDIPVTAKIRSGWDDKHINAVEVAQMFEEAGISAISVHPRTREQSFKGEANWDVIKQVKDAVSITVIGNGDIDSAVAAKACFERTGCDYVMIGRAAIGRPWIFEQVDTYLETGVLLPEPDDNEKFDLINRFIDSEEKFRGEFLVLNHMKNVISPFVSGMVQNDDAVAGLVRTKTMTEFREKLREYESLVLSQETNSSWQPGEIEEIALD, encoded by the coding sequence TTGGCTAAGCTAAAGCTCAAGGGAAAAGCTATTTTGGCGCCGATGGCGGGAATCACCGATTCCCCTTTTCGTAAATTATGCAAGGAGTATGGCGTCGCCCTCGTATTTTCGGAGATGGCATCCTCACAGGGTATCGCAAGAGGAGCGTCAACGACATTACGATATCTTCCGTATGAAGAGGTAGAGCGGCCCATCGGGATTCAAATTTATGGAGACGATCCGGCTACAATGGAATCCGCTGCTGTCGAGGTTATGAAGTGGAAACCCGACGTACTTGATTTGAATTTCGGCTGTCCGGTAAAAAAAGTAACAAAAAAAGGCGCAGGTTCAGCACTTCTGAAAGACATCGTTCTCCTTGAAACAATTGTTCGTGCTGTCGTTAATGCAGTGGATATTCCGGTGACGGCTAAAATAAGGAGCGGCTGGGACGATAAGCATATAAACGCTGTGGAAGTGGCGCAGATGTTTGAAGAGGCAGGTATATCGGCAATAAGCGTTCATCCCCGCACCAGAGAACAGAGCTTTAAGGGTGAAGCAAATTGGGATGTGATCAAACAGGTAAAGGATGCAGTATCAATCACGGTCATAGGAAATGGTGATATCGACAGTGCAGTAGCGGCTAAAGCGTGCTTTGAACGAACCGGGTGCGATTATGTAATGATAGGCAGAGCAGCTATCGGGAGACCATGGATATTCGAGCAGGTTGATACCTACCTTGAAACAGGTGTTTTATTACCTGAGCCCGACGACAACGAGAAATTCGATCTGATAAACAGATTCATCGACAGCGAGGAGAAGTTTAGAGGGGAATTTCTGGTGCTCAATCATATGAAAAATGTTATATCCCCGTTTGTCTCAGGTATGGTACAAAACGACGACGCTGTTGCTGGATTGGTAAGGACTAAAACGATGACAGAATTCAGGGAAAAACTCCGTGAATATGAATCATTGGTACTTAGCCAGGAGACCAACTCCAGCTGGCAGCCGGGAGAAATCGAAGAAATAGCTTTGGATTAG
- the pruA gene encoding L-glutamate gamma-semialdehyde dehydrogenase, with protein MKREEYRPTELIDYSNEDNKNAMRTALESVKGELGATYNLQIGGEEIMADETFSSINPANTDQIIGHFQKGGEKEAERAIESASEAFKSWSRTPAEKRAEYIFNAADIMRERRMELGSWMVYEVGKSWAEADGDVAETIDFLEFYGQEALRYSGKKEVVPYPGEKPYVEYIPLGVGVIIPPWNFPLAITSGMAIAAIVSGNTVVLKPSSDAPATAYQLVKIMNEVGLPPGVLNYLTGPGALAGDKLVRHPKTRFISFTGSMEVGMGINKLAAEFQNGQIWIKRVVAEMGGKDAIIVDSEADIEEAAAGVVASAYGYSGQKCSACSRLIVVEDVHEELMKKVVDKASELTVGDPAENGVFMGPVINESSLKKIEEYVEVGKGEGNLILGGKRGDGNGYYYVPTIIDDVDRKSRLAQEEIFGPVLSVIKAKDFDDALDIANDTIYGLTGSVYSKNREKLEKASREFHVGNLYFNRKCTGALVGVHPFGGFNMSGTDSKAGGSDYLSLFQQAKLVSEKL; from the coding sequence TTGAAACGAGAAGAATACCGACCGACAGAATTAATAGATTATTCGAATGAGGATAACAAAAACGCCATGCGTACGGCGCTCGAGAGTGTAAAAGGTGAACTCGGCGCAACCTACAATCTCCAGATAGGAGGAGAGGAAATCATGGCTGACGAAACTTTTTCGTCGATAAATCCCGCGAACACCGATCAAATTATTGGACATTTTCAAAAAGGAGGCGAAAAGGAAGCTGAGAGAGCTATCGAATCGGCTTCGGAGGCTTTTAAATCCTGGTCCCGGACACCCGCTGAAAAAAGAGCGGAATATATTTTCAACGCCGCTGATATTATGAGAGAAAGGAGAATGGAACTCGGCTCCTGGATGGTCTACGAGGTAGGAAAATCATGGGCGGAGGCTGATGGCGATGTTGCGGAGACTATAGATTTTCTCGAGTTCTACGGTCAGGAAGCGCTCAGATACTCCGGGAAAAAAGAGGTAGTACCCTATCCGGGCGAAAAACCGTACGTTGAATACATACCCCTCGGAGTTGGCGTAATTATTCCACCATGGAACTTTCCTCTTGCAATCACCTCCGGAATGGCAATTGCCGCTATCGTTTCGGGGAACACCGTCGTATTGAAGCCATCATCGGACGCTCCTGCTACGGCATACCAACTCGTTAAAATTATGAATGAAGTCGGATTGCCGCCCGGAGTTTTGAATTATTTAACGGGACCGGGCGCTTTGGCGGGAGACAAACTCGTACGGCATCCCAAAACCCGGTTCATCTCGTTCACCGGTTCTATGGAAGTGGGTATGGGAATAAATAAATTAGCGGCGGAATTCCAAAACGGTCAGATCTGGATTAAGAGGGTGGTAGCGGAAATGGGCGGGAAGGACGCAATTATCGTTGATTCGGAAGCCGATATCGAAGAAGCGGCTGCGGGCGTAGTTGCATCCGCTTATGGCTATAGTGGGCAAAAATGCTCTGCGTGTTCGCGGCTGATAGTTGTGGAAGACGTGCATGAAGAGCTGATGAAAAAGGTAGTTGATAAGGCTTCCGAACTTACAGTGGGCGATCCGGCTGAAAACGGAGTTTTTATGGGACCTGTCATCAACGAATCATCTCTTAAAAAGATCGAGGAGTACGTGGAAGTCGGAAAAGGGGAGGGGAACCTCATATTGGGCGGAAAAAGGGGCGACGGCAACGGATATTATTATGTTCCGACGATAATTGACGACGTGGATCGTAAATCCCGTTTAGCGCAGGAGGAAATATTCGGGCCTGTGCTTTCGGTAATCAAGGCAAAAGATTTCGACGATGCGCTTGATATAGCAAATGACACTATTTACGGGCTGACAGGATCGGTTTATTCGAAGAACAGGGAAAAGCTGGAAAAGGCATCACGAGAATTTCACGTCGGAAATCTTTACTTTAACAGAAAGTGTACCGGCGCATTGGTTGGCGTTCATCCCTTTGGCGGATTCAATATGTCCGGAACTGATTCTAAAGCCGGAGGTTCGGACTACCTGTCATTATTTCAACAGGCGAAATTAGTCTCGGAAAAGCTTTAA
- a CDS encoding GTPase — protein MTDRIRTVIMGAAGRDFHNFNTVFRGDEKFEVVAFTATQIPNIEGRRYPPELSGELYPDGIPIYPETEISKIIKDENIDQVIFAYSDVSHQYVMELSSKINALGAQFSTMGADQTMVKSSKPVVAVCAVRTGSGKSQTTRKVAEVLGAMGKRVAVIRHPMAYGDLASQAVQRFAEYADLEKHQVTIEEREEYEPHISRGNVVFAGVDYEAILRTAEKEADVILWDGGNNDMPFYKPDFMFTVADPHRAGHELTYYPGSTCARMADVVIINKVNTAERADVELVRNNILSVNPGVILIEANSPVTVDNPELIKGKRVLVVEDGPTLTHGGMKYGAGVVAAEESGAAELIDPRPYAVGSIKEAFDKYPDIGKLLPAMGYGNGQIKDLQDTINSVDCDSVVIGTPIDLTKIINIEKPSVRVSYELEEIGTPDIKEILSGI, from the coding sequence ATGACCGACAGAATAAGAACAGTGATCATGGGTGCGGCAGGCAGGGATTTTCATAACTTTAATACGGTATTCAGAGGAGATGAAAAGTTTGAAGTAGTTGCATTTACCGCTACACAGATTCCTAATATCGAGGGACGTCGGTACCCACCCGAACTTTCAGGAGAGCTCTATCCCGATGGGATACCGATTTATCCGGAAACCGAAATCTCTAAAATAATCAAAGATGAGAATATCGATCAGGTAATTTTCGCGTACAGCGACGTTTCACACCAGTATGTAATGGAACTCTCTTCAAAGATCAATGCTTTAGGCGCTCAATTCTCGACTATGGGCGCCGATCAGACTATGGTCAAATCGTCCAAGCCTGTTGTAGCCGTTTGCGCTGTCCGAACAGGCTCGGGAAAGAGTCAGACTACCCGCAAGGTAGCGGAGGTACTTGGAGCTATGGGCAAACGGGTGGCGGTAATCAGGCACCCAATGGCTTACGGTGATCTCGCATCCCAGGCGGTTCAGAGGTTTGCTGAATATGCCGATCTTGAAAAACATCAGGTTACAATCGAGGAGCGCGAAGAATACGAGCCCCACATCTCAAGGGGGAACGTGGTATTTGCAGGAGTAGATTACGAAGCTATCCTGAGAACAGCGGAAAAGGAAGCTGACGTTATCCTTTGGGACGGCGGCAACAACGACATGCCTTTTTATAAACCCGATTTTATGTTCACGGTTGCCGATCCTCACCGCGCCGGTCATGAATTGACTTACTATCCGGGATCGACGTGCGCTCGAATGGCTGACGTGGTTATCATAAACAAAGTCAACACTGCGGAGCGGGCTGATGTCGAACTGGTTCGAAACAACATTCTCTCGGTAAATCCCGGGGTGATTCTGATCGAGGCAAATTCGCCGGTAACGGTCGATAATCCCGAATTGATCAAGGGTAAAAGGGTTCTCGTTGTTGAGGACGGTCCTACGCTGACTCACGGGGGCATGAAATACGGCGCAGGGGTTGTCGCAGCCGAAGAGTCCGGCGCCGCTGAACTTATAGACCCAAGACCATACGCGGTCGGAAGCATCAAAGAAGCGTTTGACAAGTACCCGGATATCGGGAAACTGCTGCCCGCGATGGGATACGGAAACGGGCAGATCAAAGACCTGCAGGATACGATAAACAGTGTTGACTGTGACTCAGTAGTTATCGGAACACCGATAGACCTCACCAAGATCATAAACATTGAAAAACCCTCAGTCCGTGTCAGTTATGAGCTTGAGGAGATCGGTACCCCCGATATCAAAGAGATTTTAAGCGGTATATGA
- the arcC gene encoding carbamate kinase, translating into MSELIIIALGGNAIAAPGQIGSIEEQFENTRRSLKGVVQCIEKGYNVVITHGNGPQVGAALLRAEMASEKVPVNPLGILVAETEGTMGYMIQQSLMNALQSVNLKKSVIALISQVLVDPEDDAFDKPTKPIGPEYDEWEAIKFRNERNWILNENSHGKYRRVVASPAPLEILEADVIEHLVESGRVVITAGGGGIPVKKDKQGNIDGVDAVIDKDLASSLLGKEINASILVLATAVDGVYLNYDTQGRELLRKLSVEDAKRFLEVGHFPSGSMGPKVEAAIEFVENGGDRAIICSVEEIMSAVSGKKGTEITI; encoded by the coding sequence ATCTCAGAGCTTATCATAATCGCACTCGGTGGTAATGCCATAGCGGCGCCCGGTCAAATTGGTTCGATCGAAGAGCAGTTCGAAAATACGCGAAGAAGTCTCAAGGGTGTCGTTCAATGCATCGAAAAGGGGTATAATGTCGTCATCACACACGGAAACGGACCCCAGGTAGGCGCAGCATTATTGAGGGCGGAGATGGCAAGCGAGAAAGTGCCGGTAAATCCTCTCGGAATCCTTGTGGCGGAAACCGAAGGTACAATGGGATATATGATCCAACAAAGTTTAATGAACGCCCTGCAATCGGTAAATCTGAAAAAATCGGTTATAGCCCTGATCTCCCAGGTGCTTGTTGACCCGGAGGATGACGCATTCGACAAGCCCACTAAACCGATAGGACCGGAGTATGATGAATGGGAAGCGATTAAGTTCAGGAATGAACGAAATTGGATTTTAAACGAAAATTCGCACGGGAAATACCGGCGTGTCGTGGCATCTCCCGCACCGTTGGAGATTCTCGAGGCGGACGTTATAGAGCATCTTGTGGAGAGCGGTAGGGTGGTTATAACCGCCGGCGGTGGAGGAATACCGGTTAAAAAGGACAAGCAGGGCAATATCGACGGCGTGGATGCCGTGATAGACAAAGACCTCGCTTCCTCGCTGTTAGGAAAAGAAATCAATGCGTCTATCCTTGTCTTAGCTACTGCGGTGGACGGCGTTTACCTGAACTATGATACACAGGGGCGCGAGCTGCTCAGGAAATTATCGGTGGAGGATGCTAAAAGATTCTTAGAAGTCGGTCATTTCCCCTCGGGATCTATGGGGCCTAAAGTCGAAGCGGCAATCGAATTTGTCGAAAACGGCGGAGACCGCGCCATTATCTGCTCGGTTGAGGAAATTATGAGCGCTGTATCGGGCAAAAAGGGGACAGAAATAACGATTTGA
- the sucC gene encoding ADP-forming succinate--CoA ligase subunit beta, whose product MKIHEYQAKEILKTFEVPVPRGAVASTPEEARKAAHELGGSVVVKAQIHAGGRGKGGGVKLASNEDEAEKYASEILGMQLVTHQTGPEGKEVNIVLIEERMEIEQELYFGIVLDRVSGKLVMMASKEGGVEIEKVAAENPDAILKERIDPAVGVQPFQLRKLAFGLGLTGNSLKEATKFFGKLLKAYITSDASLAEINPLIITADDRVIALDAKMNFDDNALFRQKDILELRDVSEEDQFEVEASKYGLNYIKLDGNIGCMVNGAGLAMATMDIIKLSGGEPANFLDVGGAASVETVENGFKILMSDPDIKAVLINIFGGIVRCDVVAKGVVEAAKNVEIAVPLVVRLEGTNAAEGAEILARSPIEINVAESFLQGAQKVVELANGE is encoded by the coding sequence TTGAAAATTCATGAATATCAGGCGAAGGAAATATTAAAAACATTCGAAGTGCCTGTGCCACGAGGCGCAGTGGCATCGACGCCTGAAGAGGCAAGAAAGGCAGCGCACGAGTTAGGCGGTTCAGTCGTTGTGAAGGCTCAAATTCACGCGGGGGGAAGAGGAAAGGGGGGTGGCGTGAAACTTGCCTCCAATGAAGATGAGGCGGAAAAGTATGCGTCCGAAATCCTCGGAATGCAGCTTGTCACGCACCAGACGGGACCCGAAGGCAAAGAAGTAAATATTGTTCTCATCGAAGAGAGGATGGAGATCGAACAGGAGCTGTATTTCGGTATCGTCCTTGACAGGGTTTCGGGAAAACTTGTGATGATGGCGAGCAAAGAGGGAGGTGTGGAAATTGAAAAGGTCGCCGCCGAAAACCCGGATGCTATCCTTAAAGAACGGATCGATCCGGCGGTTGGAGTCCAGCCGTTTCAATTACGGAAATTAGCATTCGGATTGGGATTGACGGGAAACTCTCTGAAGGAAGCGACAAAGTTTTTCGGGAAGCTGCTAAAAGCATATATCACAAGTGACGCTTCGCTTGCGGAGATAAATCCCCTGATCATAACTGCTGACGACAGGGTTATCGCTCTGGATGCAAAGATGAATTTTGATGACAACGCGCTCTTCAGGCAGAAAGATATTCTCGAATTGAGGGACGTTTCGGAAGAAGATCAATTTGAGGTCGAAGCATCGAAATACGGTTTGAATTACATAAAACTCGATGGAAACATCGGCTGCATGGTGAACGGAGCCGGACTCGCCATGGCGACCATGGATATCATCAAGCTCTCCGGCGGTGAACCTGCGAACTTTCTCGACGTCGGCGGTGCTGCGAGCGTGGAGACGGTCGAAAACGGATTTAAGATACTGATGAGCGATCCGGATATAAAGGCGGTGCTCATAAATATATTCGGCGGTATTGTGCGCTGCGATGTGGTCGCAAAGGGTGTAGTGGAAGCAGCGAAAAACGTAGAGATAGCGGTTCCGCTGGTTGTGCGGTTAGAGGGTACGAATGCGGCAGAGGGCGCCGAGATATTAGCTCGGTCGCCGATAGAGATAAACGTAGCGGAAAGTTTTCTTCAAGGCGCCCAAAAGGTTGTTGAACTGGCGAACGGGGAGTGA
- the sucD gene encoding succinate--CoA ligase subunit alpha, with translation MSILADKNTRLVVQGITGSEGSFHTKQMMEYGTNIVAGVTPGKGGSDMEGVPVYDTVEDAVREEGADASVIFVPPPFAADAIMEAADTGIALVICITEGIPTLDMISVHQYLKDRKTSLVGPNCPGLITPGETKIGIMPGFIAEPGKIGVISRSGTLTYEAVDQLTKLGFGQSTCLGIGGDPIIGSTFKDLLKLFEEDEKTDAVVMIGEIGGSDEEEAAEFVKESMSKPVIGFIAGRTAPPGKRMGHAGAIIAGGRGTAEEKISALKEAGIHVCDSPAEIGSTVKQVMS, from the coding sequence TTGAGTATTCTTGCAGATAAGAACACGCGGCTGGTCGTTCAGGGTATCACAGGCAGCGAAGGATCCTTCCATACAAAGCAGATGATGGAATACGGAACGAATATCGTTGCCGGTGTTACGCCCGGAAAGGGAGGCAGCGATATGGAGGGTGTACCCGTTTATGATACGGTTGAGGATGCTGTGAGGGAAGAGGGCGCCGATGCATCGGTTATATTCGTGCCTCCGCCGTTCGCAGCAGACGCGATAATGGAAGCGGCAGATACAGGAATCGCCCTTGTTATATGCATTACAGAAGGAATTCCTACACTCGATATGATAAGCGTGCATCAATATTTGAAAGACCGAAAGACGAGCCTGGTGGGACCGAATTGTCCCGGTTTGATAACACCCGGTGAAACTAAAATAGGCATAATGCCCGGTTTTATAGCCGAACCGGGAAAGATAGGGGTGATAAGCCGGAGCGGTACACTAACTTATGAAGCCGTAGATCAGCTGACCAAACTCGGATTCGGACAGTCGACATGTTTAGGCATAGGCGGAGACCCCATCATCGGTTCCACGTTTAAAGACCTTCTAAAATTGTTTGAGGAAGATGAGAAGACGGACGCTGTGGTCATGATCGGGGAAATAGGAGGCTCGGATGAAGAGGAAGCGGCCGAGTTCGTAAAAGAAAGTATGTCCAAACCCGTCATCGGATTTATAGCCGGACGGACGGCTCCGCCGGGTAAGCGCATGGGTCACGCAGGAGCCATTATCGCCGGAGGACGCGGCACCGCGGAGGAGAAGATTTCCGCCTTAAAAGAAGCCGGCATTCATGTGTGCGACAGCCCCGCGGAGATCGGTTCCACGGTGAAACAAGTAATGAGTTGA
- a CDS encoding DUF72 domain-containing protein, protein MTESDYKNHVKFGTSTWTYEGWMGTVYNRPYTKKNFKQTCLGEYAEYPYFSTVGIDHTFYGPAGDDILKKYASQLPEGFECLSKVWERITILKYSKNKRYGKLAGEPNPDYLNADLFKDAVLPQYERSFAGHTGPFIFQFQTQYPQSVKGDDQAEEKSSGEIFTENLDRFLKLLPADFRYSVEVRNREILTPEYFDMLRSHNVSHVFNHWTHMPSIGEQRSLSGSITADHIVARILTPLGLAYKQAVDSFFPYKEVKKPIRSMREDVAQLAIEAINLKKQAYAIVNNRAEGNAPGTIEAIDAMIRGHIE, encoded by the coding sequence ATGACTGAATCCGATTACAAAAATCACGTGAAATTCGGTACGTCCACATGGACGTACGAGGGCTGGATGGGCACTGTTTACAACCGCCCCTATACAAAGAAAAACTTTAAGCAGACCTGCTTAGGGGAATACGCGGAATATCCTTATTTCAGCACCGTCGGCATAGACCACACGTTTTACGGTCCTGCAGGCGATGACATATTGAAGAAATACGCCTCACAGTTACCCGAGGGGTTTGAATGCCTAAGTAAAGTCTGGGAAAGGATAACGATACTGAAGTACTCTAAAAACAAGCGGTATGGCAAACTCGCCGGAGAACCGAATCCGGATTATTTGAACGCCGATCTGTTCAAAGACGCTGTTCTTCCTCAATATGAACGCTCATTCGCAGGGCATACGGGACCATTTATTTTCCAGTTCCAAACGCAGTACCCGCAAAGCGTAAAAGGGGATGATCAAGCAGAAGAGAAGAGTTCAGGAGAGATTTTCACGGAGAACCTCGATAGATTCTTAAAACTACTTCCTGCAGATTTTCGCTATTCTGTCGAGGTTCGTAACAGGGAGATCCTGACGCCTGAATACTTCGATATGCTCCGGTCTCACAATGTGAGCCATGTTTTTAACCACTGGACTCACATGCCTTCGATCGGTGAGCAGCGCTCTCTTTCCGGGAGTATCACCGCAGATCATATCGTCGCCCGGATATTGACTCCGCTCGGCCTTGCATATAAGCAGGCGGTCGACAGTTTCTTCCCTTATAAGGAAGTCAAAAAGCCGATTCGGAGTATGAGGGAAGACGTTGCGCAGCTCGCGATCGAGGCAATTAATCTGAAGAAACAAGCGTATGCGATCGTTAATAACAGAGCGGAGGGAAATGCTCCCGGCACAATCGAAGCGATTGACGCAATGATTCGAGGTCACATAGAATGA
- a CDS encoding VRR-NUC domain-containing protein → MNTAQSSNDIEVRKIRLDRKLNPDKGWSEWFVGTEYYPDVEDAVLEYLSSESGVSGLRTPYRIWKEAFGGIKNSREKRANKLVELLRSFDSDKLETIKELIDSTSRKGAPDLLVTEGENIHFVEVKVSDSLSDEQTNWLEGLMNSGINAYLIRVKPKYIGKQMTRDQYIISTIEEQMLKYIKDTDHPNPVDAFASAKRSLTGFDGYNLNSTLEFESRVHKLFAGKKIEESYQRLIKNRPGE, encoded by the coding sequence ATGAATACGGCACAAAGTTCAAATGACATCGAAGTGCGAAAAATCAGATTGGATAGAAAATTGAATCCTGATAAGGGATGGTCGGAATGGTTTGTCGGAACTGAATATTATCCTGATGTAGAGGATGCGGTATTAGAATATTTAAGCTCTGAATCAGGGGTCAGCGGACTTCGGACGCCGTATAGAATCTGGAAAGAGGCTTTCGGAGGTATAAAGAATAGCCGGGAGAAACGGGCAAATAAACTTGTTGAACTGCTCCGGTCGTTTGATTCCGATAAGTTAGAAACAATAAAGGAGCTCATCGATTCCACGAGCCGAAAAGGCGCTCCCGACCTTCTGGTAACAGAAGGAGAAAATATTCATTTTGTAGAGGTTAAGGTTTCCGATTCGCTCTCGGACGAACAGACAAACTGGCTCGAAGGATTAATGAACAGCGGCATCAATGCATATCTGATTCGAGTGAAACCGAAATATATTGGAAAACAGATGACCAGGGATCAGTATATTATCAGCACTATAGAAGAACAGATGCTCAAATATATAAAAGACACGGATCATCCCAATCCGGTTGATGCGTTTGCCTCGGCTAAGCGCTCTCTCACCGGTTTTGACGGGTATAATCTAAATTCAACTTTAGAATTTGAGTCCCGGGTTCATAAGCTATTTGCAGGAAAGAAAATTGAAGAAAGCTACCAGCGTTTGATTAAAAACAGACCGGGAGAATAA
- a CDS encoding aminopeptidase P family protein, with translation MVPPLRREFIKSSGLALAAASMGVMRKPAVTFSAPIKSFNLSDAPAPVSRREYKTRQEKAKTLMHENGISAILLTGGTSLKYFTGVSWNRSERTFAWVLPADGRAMWVCPAFESDRAEERIGSGADIRRWEEDESPYGLIAEFLKERKIGSGKIGFESTVRYFVFEGIKAKAPNTDIVSADPIINGCRGIKTAHEIELLRYINKVTLEVIKSAFKRTKSGMTEGELSGIISAEYAELGLRGWALVLFGPNAAYPHGTKNQETLTPGQLVLIDTGTSIHGYQSDITRTLAFGDPGKRQIEAFETVREAQSKALQTAKPGVTAGDVDSAARRVIEKAGYGKGYTVFTHRLGHGIGMSGHEYPYLVKGNNLKLAPGMTFSNEPGIYIRGELGVRLEDIMLITENGSELFTKQAASLKAG, from the coding sequence ATGGTTCCACCTCTCAGAAGAGAATTCATCAAATCGAGCGGACTCGCTTTAGCCGCGGCAAGCATGGGTGTCATGCGCAAACCGGCAGTCACATTCTCCGCGCCGATAAAATCGTTTAACCTATCGGACGCTCCGGCGCCCGTGAGTCGGCGTGAATACAAGACGAGGCAGGAGAAGGCAAAGACGCTTATGCATGAGAACGGAATTTCAGCGATCCTCCTGACCGGAGGCACCTCACTTAAATATTTCACGGGGGTGAGCTGGAATCGCTCAGAGCGGACGTTTGCCTGGGTACTGCCTGCGGACGGTCGGGCGATGTGGGTGTGTCCTGCGTTCGAGAGTGATAGGGCAGAGGAGAGAATAGGTTCCGGTGCGGATATCAGAAGATGGGAAGAGGATGAATCGCCATACGGATTGATAGCGGAATTCTTAAAAGAAAGGAAGATCGGTAGTGGGAAAATAGGTTTTGAATCGACCGTTCGTTATTTCGTTTTCGAAGGGATAAAGGCGAAAGCGCCAAACACCGACATCGTGTCGGCCGACCCTATAATAAACGGATGCCGGGGCATCAAAACAGCCCATGAGATAGAGCTATTGCGGTATATAAATAAAGTAACACTTGAAGTAATTAAAAGCGCCTTTAAACGAACCAAATCGGGTATGACAGAGGGAGAACTAAGCGGAATAATATCCGCTGAGTACGCGGAGCTCGGCTTGAGAGGATGGGCTCTTGTCCTATTCGGTCCCAATGCAGCATATCCCCACGGTACCAAAAATCAGGAAACGTTAACTCCGGGTCAATTAGTTCTCATAGACACCGGAACTTCCATCCACGGATATCAATCGGATATAACGAGAACTCTGGCATTTGGTGATCCGGGAAAACGGCAAATTGAAGCATTTGAAACTGTACGGGAAGCCCAGTCAAAAGCGCTGCAAACGGCGAAACCGGGTGTGACAGCCGGGGACGTTGACAGTGCCGCCCGAAGGGTGATCGAAAAAGCGGGATATGGAAAAGGTTATACGGTCTTTACACACCGGCTTGGACACGGGATAGGGATGAGCGGACATGAGTACCCTTATCTTGTGAAGGGCAATAATCTGAAGTTAGCCCCGGGCATGACTTTTAGTAACGAACCCGGAATATACATACGCGGTGAACTCGGTGTAAGGCTCGAAGATATTATGCTGATAACCGAAAACGGCTCCGAATTATTTACCAAACAGGCAGCTTCGTTGAAAGCAGGATGA